AGAAATCGCTTTAAATTCGCTACCTGCCCGGTGAGAATCAACAGGCCGACGATGGTAACAGGCACCAGGGCCAGGGCGATGCGCTGACCCGACACCACCGCCATCACCCCCACCGCCGCCAGCGACCCCAAACCCACAATGCGCCAGATCGGGCTGCGATCGCTAAAAGCAGTCCCAAAGGCAAAAAATCCGCTGGAGATTAAAAACCAGCCCCACTGCCAGGGGGCGTTGAAGGTGCCCGGCAGACGAATCTGGCCCTGGGCCGGGGTGTACAGCAGCGACCCGCCCACAAAGCAGCGGGCCTGGAGTGAAGCCTTAAACAGGTCTTCGCCCTCGCCGACGGTGCCCTGGCAGATGCCCAGCCGCAGCATCATGTACTGAATGAAGCCCAGACCGCAGCAGACCAAGATCAGCACCACCTGCATACGCAGCAGAAAGTACACATCTTCGCGATCGCGCAGCAAATAATAAATACACGGAATGATCAGCACGTAGCCGATCAGCACCTTTAGCCCCAGCACCCCGATCAAAATTGGCACCTCGCCCCCGGCGGCATCGAGCTGCTGCCCGCCATTCACCACCAGCAGGGTCAGCCCGCTCAACCCCAGCAGCACCAGCAGCGGAATTTTGAGCATTTGCGGAATAATCAGCGGCTGCCGGGTGCGGCGGCAAAACTGAATTACCCCAATCAGGGCCGGAATGTAGATGGCATCTTTGGCCAGCTGCAAAATGCCGCTGCCCCCCAGGGCGTAGACCACGGTGCCGCCGAAGGGCACGTAGATGATCAAGCCATAGATGGCCTGGCGAGGATATTTGAAGGAAAGGGCGAGACAGGCGATCGCCACCACCGCCGCCAGCCCCAGCTTGGGCTCCCCCAGCAGCGCCAGCAGCACCCCAATTAGCCCGGCGGCAAACAGCGTCGCCGAGAGATACTGAATCAACTCTTTGCGCGCCTTTTGGGCCTGGCGTTTCTTCGCCCGCTCTTCTTTGCGGCTGAGGGGTGGCGCTTGCTCTGCCGTATCCCCTTTACCTTTACCTCGTCGCCGAGGCTTGGGCGCTTTTGTTTGGGTCTGGGAGGTATTGATCACCGTGACGAACCATAGGGGCTTTCACTGCCAGGGTACCTCCTGAGGCTAACCCTTGAGGCGTCACCCCCGCTGCTCCTTGAGAATCGCTTGAATGCGCTGGCGGAAGAGGCGGACGGCGCTGCGTTGACCCAGGGTGCGGCTTTGCTCGATAAAGGAGCCCACTTCATCAATGGGCAAACTGGGAAAAGCCAGGCTAGAGTTCTGTTCTTCGTAACCATCCTCCACGCGGGCATAGACCAGCAGCCTTTGATGGGTGTATCGCCACAGCTCAGGCACCCCTAAAGCGGCATAGATAGACTGTTTGTTGACAGAAGAGTTGGTGTAGTCGGACTCAATCACCAGGTCTGGGGGTGGATCATTCGACAGATCGATTTTTCGGCCTCGTACTGCCGCCTCATTCTGAATATAAAAGCAGCTATCCGGTTCGACTGCGCGGGCCAGATCCTCACGCTCCAGGGTTAGCGAGCCGAGCTTTCTGACCTCAATTTCGAGTTCATCGGCGATCGCTTCCACAAAGCTTTCCAACAGTCCTTTGGGTTCTTCGTGCTCCTCCAGCGGCATTCTCAGCTCCAGCACCCCGCGATCGTAGGCAATTCTCCAGGCGCGATCGCCCCCCACCTCAGCCATTAGGGTTTTGTAGGTGGGCCAGCTCACCCCCCGCAGCACAATGGGAGGGCTAGGAGAAAGCGGCGAAGGTGGGCGCGTTGTTACCATTGGCGCTGCCAAAAAAAATGCCTGAGGCAGTGATGCCTCAAGCATAGCGCGATCGCCCTTAGAGGGAGTCAAGGTATTGGGTGTCGGGTTTCAGGTGTCGGGTTTCAGGGGTCGGATTTCAGAACCGTAGGGTGCATTCGCGAAGCAATGCACCACAGGCGGGCGGGCCGTATCCTACGCCTCAAACCCAAAATCCCAGACGATCGGCTCCCAGCCGTAGGCGTCGCCCTGGGCGCGCACGTGGCCAATACCGGGAAAGGGCATGTGGGGCACCAGCAGCTTGCGGCGATCGCCCGTCACCATCTCCAGCAGCCGTTTCCGGGCGGCCACGCCCTCGATGGGGTCGGTGTCAAAGGCCACTTCCCAGTCAGGATTTTCCAGGTTGAGGGGGTCGCTAAAGAACACGTCCCCCGTGGCCAGCAGGCTGTCGTCGCCGGAGGTGATGAGATAAGAAGACTGCCCGGGGGTGTGGCCCACCGACGCCACCGAGACCACGCCGGGGATGATCTCATCGCCCAGGGCAAAGCGGGTGGTGCGATTGGCGATCGCCCCCAGCCATTCCTTCGCTACGGCCACCGTGCTTGCCTGGGTATCTGCATCCGAAAGCGCGTTGGGCATGTCTACCGTCGGGGCCATCCAAAAGGCCCACTCGGGTTCAGAGATGTAGTAGCTGGCGTTGGTAAACACCGGGCTGCCGCTGGCGTCGAGAATGCCGCCGATGTGGTCGGGGTGGGCGTGGGTGATGATCACGGTGTCAATGGTGTCGGGGGCAATGCCCGCCGCCGCCAGATTGCCAGCCAGATAGCCCACGGTGGGGCCAAAGGTGTTGCCCGCCCCGGTATCGATCAGCACCCGGTGCTCATCGGTCTCCAGGTACAGCACATTCAGGTGGGCGAGCACATTGTCCGTCGGCAAAAAGTTATCGGCCAGGGCGGCGGCGGCCGCCTCAGGGTCGGCGTTGGGCACAAAGAAGCCCACCGGGAAGCTCAGGGTGCCGTCGCTGACCACCGTGGCCTTGTAGTCGCCCACGGTGAAGCGGTAGGTCGTGGCATTGGTGGGGGTGGCCCGATCTAGGGCGGGTTCAGCCTGGGCCAGGGCCGTTGCGGATGGCACGTGCAGCCCGCCCAGCCAGAGAGAAACGCCGAGGGTCGCCGTGGCAACGAGGCCCATCAGGCCCCAACGCTTCAGGCCCCATCGGGTTGAACGCTTTGCAGCAGCTAAAAAATTGGGCACGAATCGTCTCCTCAGTACATCGACAGGCTTTTATCGGGGCATATCTCCCCTACCCTCACCTATGGTAGGGCAGCG
Above is a window of Nodosilinea sp. PGN35 DNA encoding:
- the hpsL gene encoding hormogonium polysaccharide biosynthesis protein HpsL, with product MINTSQTQTKAPKPRRRGKGKGDTAEQAPPLSRKEERAKKRQAQKARKELIQYLSATLFAAGLIGVLLALLGEPKLGLAAVVAIACLALSFKYPRQAIYGLIIYVPFGGTVVYALGGSGILQLAKDAIYIPALIGVIQFCRRTRQPLIIPQMLKIPLLVLLGLSGLTLLVVNGGQQLDAAGGEVPILIGVLGLKVLIGYVLIIPCIYYLLRDREDVYFLLRMQVVLILVCCGLGFIQYMMLRLGICQGTVGEGEDLFKASLQARCFVGGSLLYTPAQGQIRLPGTFNAPWQWGWFLISSGFFAFGTAFSDRSPIWRIVGLGSLAAVGVMAVVSGQRIALALVPVTIVGLLILTGQVANLKRFLPIGVGLALMLTVFMAQNPEVVSERLASFESRWAASPPHEFIVQQFAWAQKQQQGILGRGVGRATNAARIFGKTELVETYHPKLMYEIGPLGLLATLAVYLTLTVATFRAYRSIKDPNLRGYGASMWVFVLFISVFPYYYPLDVDPVNVYYWLAAGIVLKLPEIDQKERLQQRLEEASRRRKLTPREKKQLQKQETIVFE
- a CDS encoding MBL fold metallo-hydrolase yields the protein MGLVATATLGVSLWLGGLHVPSATALAQAEPALDRATPTNATTYRFTVGDYKATVVSDGTLSFPVGFFVPNADPEAAAAALADNFLPTDNVLAHLNVLYLETDEHRVLIDTGAGNTFGPTVGYLAGNLAAAGIAPDTIDTVIITHAHPDHIGGILDASGSPVFTNASYYISEPEWAFWMAPTVDMPNALSDADTQASTVAVAKEWLGAIANRTTRFALGDEIIPGVVSVASVGHTPGQSSYLITSGDDSLLATGDVFFSDPLNLENPDWEVAFDTDPIEGVAARKRLLEMVTGDRRKLLVPHMPFPGIGHVRAQGDAYGWEPIVWDFGFEA
- a CDS encoding Uma2 family endonuclease, which gives rise to MVTTRPPSPLSPSPPIVLRGVSWPTYKTLMAEVGGDRAWRIAYDRGVLELRMPLEEHEEPKGLLESFVEAIADELEIEVRKLGSLTLEREDLARAVEPDSCFYIQNEAAVRGRKIDLSNDPPPDLVIESDYTNSSVNKQSIYAALGVPELWRYTHQRLLVYARVEDGYEEQNSSLAFPSLPIDEVGSFIEQSRTLGQRSAVRLFRQRIQAILKEQRG